The proteins below come from a single Faecalibaculum rodentium genomic window:
- the udp gene encoding uridine phosphorylase, with amino-acid sequence MKYSQNGLPYHIGVSAEDIGRYVLLPGDPKRVKKIASHLDSARKVGDSREYETWTGMLDGEPVTVMSTGIGGPSAAIALEELSDLGAHTFIRVGTCGGIQPEVKSGDLVIATAAVRQDGTSREYAPLAWPATADFDVMSALHQAAPRAHLGVVQTKDSFYGQHDPDRMPVAGRLNGEWEAWKRLGVLGSEMECAALFTVAAYRKVRCGAVLLVMANQEREKTGLANPVVRDTEQAIEAAIRGMRMLLVRDREAAGLQETDRD; translated from the coding sequence ATGAAATACAGCCAGAACGGACTTCCCTATCATATCGGCGTATCCGCAGAGGACATCGGCCGCTATGTGCTGCTGCCCGGAGACCCGAAGCGGGTGAAGAAAATCGCGTCGCATCTGGACAGCGCCCGGAAAGTGGGGGACAGCCGGGAATACGAAACCTGGACTGGCATGCTGGATGGCGAACCGGTGACGGTGATGTCCACAGGCATCGGAGGTCCCAGTGCAGCCATCGCCCTGGAGGAGCTGTCCGATCTGGGAGCCCACACGTTTATCCGGGTCGGGACCTGCGGCGGGATTCAGCCGGAGGTCAAAAGCGGCGACCTGGTCATTGCGACTGCCGCAGTCAGGCAGGACGGAACAAGCCGGGAATATGCCCCGCTGGCCTGGCCGGCCACGGCGGATTTCGATGTGATGTCCGCTTTGCATCAGGCAGCACCCAGGGCTCATCTGGGTGTGGTGCAGACCAAGGATTCCTTCTATGGCCAGCACGATCCCGACCGGATGCCTGTGGCGGGCAGACTCAACGGGGAGTGGGAGGCGTGGAAGCGCCTGGGCGTCCTTGGCAGCGAGATGGAATGTGCGGCGTTGTTCACCGTGGCTGCGTACCGGAAGGTGCGCTGCGGCGCCGTGCTGCTGGTCATGGCGAACCAGGAACGGGAAAAAACCGGACTGGCCAATCCGGTGGTCCGGGATACAGAACAGGCCATTGAAGCAGCGATCCGGGGAATGCGGATGCTGCTCGTCCGGGACCGGGAGGCCGCAGGTCTGCAGGAGACAGACCGTGACTGA
- the cas2 gene encoding CRISPR-associated endonuclease Cas2 → MNVICVYDVDSAKCVKLMKVLRRYLFHVQDSVFQGVLTPKQFRVLQNELKELTSEKDSVIFYFTYNDKDLNTTSYGRAPEDRTIIM, encoded by the coding sequence ATGAACGTTATCTGTGTCTATGATGTGGATTCAGCAAAGTGCGTCAAGCTGATGAAAGTGCTCCGACGCTATCTGTTCCACGTACAGGATTCGGTATTTCAGGGAGTGCTGACCCCGAAACAGTTCCGGGTACTCCAGAATGAGCTGAAGGAGCTGACCTCGGAAAAGGACTCGGTGATTTTCTACTTTACGTATAATGACAAGGACCTCAACACCACCTCCTATGGACGGGCACCGGAGGACCGGACCATTATCATGTGA
- the deoD gene encoding purine-nucleoside phosphorylase, which yields MSTPHIQAEPGQIASTVLMPGDPLRAKYIAEHFLEHPVQVNSVRNMLGYTGKYNGKDVTVMGSGMGMPSIGIYSYELYNFYGVDTIIRIGSAGGLAPELELMDLVVGVAASTDSNYATQFNMPGIIAPTADFDLAMNAVSLCDELGVRVMAGNILSSDIFYNDQKDALLRWKSMGILAVEMEAAALYLNAARAGKKALCLLTISDKPLEGSGLSSQDRETGFTQMMKVALELVQ from the coding sequence ATGTCCACACCACACATTCAGGCAGAACCCGGTCAGATCGCCTCAACCGTTCTGATGCCCGGCGATCCACTCCGGGCAAAATACATCGCCGAGCACTTTCTGGAACATCCGGTCCAGGTCAACAGCGTCCGCAACATGCTGGGATACACCGGAAAGTACAACGGGAAAGACGTCACGGTCATGGGATCGGGCATGGGAATGCCCTCCATCGGCATTTATTCCTATGAGCTCTACAATTTCTATGGCGTCGATACCATCATCCGCATCGGCAGTGCCGGAGGACTGGCACCGGAGCTGGAGCTGATGGATCTCGTCGTCGGCGTGGCTGCGAGCACGGATTCAAACTATGCGACGCAGTTCAACATGCCGGGTATCATTGCCCCGACAGCGGATTTCGACCTGGCGATGAACGCGGTCTCTCTGTGCGACGAACTCGGGGTGCGGGTGATGGCCGGGAACATTCTGTCTTCGGATATTTTCTACAACGACCAGAAAGATGCGCTCCTGCGGTGGAAGTCCATGGGGATCCTGGCGGTGGAAATGGAAGCTGCGGCGCTGTACCTCAATGCGGCGAGGGCCGGGAAGAAGGCCCTGTGTCTGCTGACGATCTCCGACAAGCCCCTGGAGGGCAGCGGCCTGTCCAGCCAGGATCGGGAGACCGGCTTCACGCAGATGATGAAAGTTGCCCTGGAGCTCGTGCAGTGA
- a CDS encoding phosphopentomutase yields the protein MTRRTGAYRRIFVVVVDSFGAGGARDAAAFGDEGADTMGHIAQATPGWKIPVLMKLGLGSLRPLAHQTPDPAPVGRYGFLNEASAGKDTMTGHWEMMGLKIDTPFQTFGHFPPALIEALERETGRRVIGNRPASGTQILEELAPEEIATGHMIVYTSADSVLQICGNEETFGLQELYRCCEIARRLTMKPEWKVGRVIARPYVGKKPGEFVRTANRRDYALKPFGHTVLDSLKDAGFEVISVGKIRDIFDGEGITEAIHSDSSVQGMEQTIDLTKRDFTGLVFTNLVDFDAKWGHRRNVPGYAREVEAFDERLGELMQALRPDDLLLVTADHGNDPTWTGTDHTRERVPLLAWSPSMKQGGPLPEQDTFAAIGRLVAENFGVPVPEMAELKTQPAIEL from the coding sequence GTGACGAGGCGGACCGGGGCATACAGACGGATTTTTGTCGTGGTGGTGGATTCCTTCGGGGCCGGCGGTGCGCGGGATGCGGCGGCGTTCGGGGATGAAGGAGCCGACACCATGGGGCACATTGCCCAGGCCACACCCGGCTGGAAGATTCCCGTGCTGATGAAACTCGGGCTGGGCAGTCTGAGGCCACTCGCCCACCAGACACCGGATCCGGCCCCTGTGGGCAGGTATGGGTTTTTGAACGAAGCATCGGCGGGGAAGGACACCATGACCGGGCACTGGGAAATGATGGGGCTCAAAATCGACACGCCGTTCCAGACCTTCGGGCATTTTCCGCCGGCACTGATCGAGGCCCTGGAACGGGAGACCGGCCGCAGGGTCATCGGCAACCGCCCGGCGTCCGGGACTCAGATCCTGGAGGAACTGGCGCCGGAGGAAATCGCCACAGGGCACATGATTGTCTACACCTCAGCGGATTCCGTCCTGCAGATCTGCGGCAATGAGGAGACGTTCGGACTCCAGGAGCTGTACCGGTGCTGCGAGATTGCCCGGCGGCTGACCATGAAACCGGAATGGAAAGTCGGGCGTGTCATTGCCCGACCCTATGTGGGGAAGAAACCGGGGGAGTTCGTGCGGACGGCCAACCGCCGCGACTATGCCCTGAAGCCCTTTGGCCACACCGTGCTGGACAGCCTGAAGGATGCGGGGTTCGAGGTGATTTCCGTGGGGAAGATCCGGGATATTTTTGACGGCGAAGGCATCACCGAGGCGATCCACTCCGATTCCTCGGTGCAGGGCATGGAGCAGACCATTGATCTGACAAAGCGGGACTTCACAGGGCTGGTGTTCACGAACCTCGTGGATTTCGACGCGAAATGGGGCCACCGGCGCAATGTGCCGGGATACGCCCGGGAGGTGGAAGCCTTTGATGAAAGGCTCGGGGAGCTGATGCAGGCCCTGAGGCCGGATGATCTGCTCCTGGTGACAGCCGATCATGGCAATGACCCCACCTGGACCGGCACGGATCACACCCGGGAGCGCGTGCCGCTGCTGGCCTGGAGCCCATCCATGAAGCAGGGAGGGCCGCTGCCGGAGCAGGATACCTTTGCGGCCATTGGCAGACTGGTGGCGGAAAACTTTGGCGTACCTGTACCGGAGATGGCGGAACTGAAGACACAGCCGGCCATTGAGCTGTAA
- the cas1 gene encoding CRISPR-associated endonuclease Cas1 yields the protein MNPVYLYKSGELKRKDSSLALESADGEEILIPIEQTESIFCFGEITFNKRLLGLLNRHSIPLLFFNYYGDCIGSFLPVTTRTGTCLIAQANAFQNESVRLMIAKSIQSAAFQNMINICKYYQKKDKDLNTVISSLMRLKGELTEADSVEEILLLEAKSKSEYYQIFDIILAGSGFRFGHRSKRPPATPVNSMISYGNTLLYGQLLAMLHQSRLVPEISFIHSVVKKGASLQYDLADIYKPFLVDRLLMRLVRKKEIKRQHFDQQENSCYMNKDGSRIFVAAFQQLLKTTVNIDGRSLSYKSIMMRDINRLVRFIQDPDSADLRFFEVGW from the coding sequence ATGAACCCGGTCTATCTGTACAAAAGCGGAGAGCTGAAACGTAAAGACAGTTCCCTCGCCCTGGAAAGCGCCGACGGAGAAGAAATTCTGATTCCCATAGAGCAGACAGAATCCATCTTCTGTTTCGGAGAAATCACATTCAACAAACGGCTGCTGGGTCTGCTGAACAGGCATTCGATTCCACTGCTCTTCTTCAATTATTACGGAGACTGCATTGGAAGTTTTCTTCCGGTGACGACCAGGACCGGGACCTGCCTGATTGCCCAGGCCAATGCCTTTCAGAATGAATCTGTCCGACTGATGATTGCCAAAAGCATCCAGTCAGCCGCCTTCCAGAATATGATCAATATCTGCAAGTACTATCAGAAAAAGGACAAAGATTTGAATACTGTCATAAGCAGCCTGATGCGACTGAAAGGCGAACTGACTGAAGCAGACTCTGTGGAGGAAATCCTGCTGCTGGAGGCAAAGTCAAAGTCTGAATATTACCAGATATTCGACATAATCCTTGCAGGAAGCGGATTCAGGTTCGGCCACAGGTCAAAACGGCCGCCTGCAACCCCCGTGAACTCCATGATCAGCTATGGTAACACCCTTCTGTACGGACAGCTGCTGGCTATGCTTCACCAAAGCCGCCTGGTCCCGGAAATCTCGTTCATTCACAGCGTGGTCAAGAAAGGAGCTTCGCTCCAGTATGACCTGGCGGATATCTACAAGCCTTTTCTTGTTGACCGGCTTCTGATGCGCCTGGTCCGTAAAAAGGAAATCAAGCGTCAGCATTTTGACCAGCAGGAAAACTCCTGCTACATGAACAAAGATGGAAGCAGGATATTTGTGGCAGCTTTCCAGCAGCTCCTCAAAACAACTGTGAATATCGACGGCCGCTCATTGTCCTATAAATCCATCATGATGCGGGACATCAACCGTCTGGTCAGATTCATCCAGGACCCAGACTCGGCAGATCTGCGCTTCTTTGAAGTCGGGTGGTAA
- the cdd gene encoding cytidine deaminase, translating into MTDRRILEEAQSAAANAYVPYSHFPVAAVLELKDGTLLSGCNVENASYGLCMCAERNVLFMSVTCGVPKEEIASLTVYAPTESLTTPCGACRQVMAELLEPDTPVIVTNGTQEKRYTVRSLLPDSFMLAP; encoded by the coding sequence GTGACTGACCGGCGGATCCTGGAAGAGGCGCAGTCTGCTGCCGCCAATGCCTATGTCCCCTATTCGCACTTCCCCGTGGCAGCGGTCCTGGAACTGAAGGATGGCACGCTGCTGTCGGGATGCAATGTGGAAAACGCCAGTTATGGCCTGTGCATGTGTGCGGAACGCAATGTCCTGTTCATGTCGGTGACCTGCGGTGTCCCGAAGGAAGAGATCGCCTCCCTGACGGTCTATGCGCCCACAGAGTCCCTGACTACGCCCTGTGGTGCCTGCCGGCAGGTGATGGCGGAACTCCTGGAACCGGATACGCCCGTCATCGTGACAAATGGCACACAGGAGAAACGGTATACGGTGCGCAGCCTTCTACCGGATTCCTTCATGCTGGCGCCCTGA
- a CDS encoding PTS transporter subunit EIIC, with protein sequence MKKLKSVGSAILNALSGSLVPLIPVLIGAAMFKTLLAVFGPDVLGWIHADSDLYILLSFVADAGFYFLPIYAGYTSATYFKVSGLLGMFLGAILIHPTFAALDQSLVVFGLTVPSLAYSGTILPILLSCWIMSYVYKGVERVIPKVLQDVFVPFLTILVMLPITLCLVAPLGTWLGQFICDFVLSLGSLGGIGTILSMALIGAFWQYIVMSGMHWIFITTIITILATGEVDALIFPACTASSFSIGGMCLGAFLALRGTEDKAKAMSCVIAQMIGGVTEPGLYGVGFQYKKPLAGMMAGGFCGALYAGITGVVCTNLVPVASLLVFLSFTGASAMNLVNEIIAAAIAFVVAAAVTFVLMKSGEK encoded by the coding sequence ATGAAGAAACTGAAGTCTGTGGGCTCTGCGATCCTCAACGCACTGTCCGGTTCGCTCGTACCTCTGATCCCGGTGCTGATCGGCGCCGCCATGTTCAAGACACTCCTGGCGGTCTTCGGCCCCGACGTCCTTGGCTGGATACATGCCGACAGCGATCTGTACATCCTGCTCAGTTTCGTCGCTGATGCAGGATTCTACTTCCTGCCCATCTACGCCGGCTATACCTCTGCGACCTACTTCAAAGTCAGCGGACTGCTCGGCATGTTCCTTGGTGCCATTCTGATCCACCCCACCTTTGCAGCCCTGGACCAGAGCCTGGTGGTGTTCGGCCTCACGGTTCCCAGTCTGGCCTATTCCGGCACCATTCTCCCCATCCTGCTCTCCTGCTGGATCATGAGCTACGTCTACAAAGGCGTGGAAAGAGTCATCCCCAAAGTCCTCCAGGACGTCTTTGTTCCCTTCCTGACCATTCTCGTCATGCTGCCCATCACCCTGTGCCTCGTCGCACCCCTGGGCACCTGGCTCGGTCAGTTCATCTGTGACTTCGTCCTGAGCCTTGGAAGCCTGGGCGGTATTGGCACGATTCTGTCCATGGCCCTCATTGGCGCCTTCTGGCAGTACATCGTCATGTCCGGCATGCACTGGATCTTCATCACGACCATCATCACCATTCTCGCCACCGGCGAAGTCGATGCCCTGATTTTCCCCGCCTGCACCGCCAGTTCCTTCTCCATAGGCGGCATGTGCCTCGGCGCCTTTCTTGCCCTGCGGGGAACCGAAGACAAGGCCAAAGCCATGAGCTGCGTCATTGCCCAGATGATTGGCGGCGTAACCGAACCCGGGCTCTATGGCGTGGGATTCCAGTACAAAAAGCCCCTGGCGGGGATGATGGCCGGGGGATTCTGCGGGGCGCTGTATGCCGGCATTACCGGTGTCGTGTGCACCAACCTGGTACCCGTGGCGAGTTTACTGGTGTTCCTGAGCTTCACCGGGGCCTCGGCCATGAACCTGGTCAATGAGATCATTGCTGCGGCCATAGCCTTTGTTGTTGCGGCAGCGGTGACGTTTGTGCTGATGAAATCGGGGGAGAAATAG
- a CDS encoding MATE family efflux transporter, with protein sequence MNDSAILGSGKLSSLLAKFAVPCIFSLIISCLYNIADQIFVGQGIGYEANAATGVVFPITVIGWGISLFFGDGGAAMLSMKMGENDRKSLPAIVGSTVMAILITGLVLIALCYLGGTGLLTVIGATEATLPMAWSYGVIIFAMMPLAMVQNGLASIIRADGSPEYAMGAMIVGAVINLIGDPLTIFVFHWGIQGAAIATIAGQFVSFLLCIGYLFRAKNFRLSWPSFLPKWHSLTGVMMLGTSSLITQLSIVVITILNNILLVHYGALSAYGSDIPLAAFVVLMKLFQIVLNIAIGLAAGAQPIVGYNYGSGKWDRVTHLFWLVMAWTFGLSLVCTMAFEFFPLFFVQLFGASSELYVEFACNCLRIYLCLLPLTCVQKGCAIFLQSIGHGKSSAFLAVLRDGLLIVFTLVVPMFLGLEGIFWAAPCADVIAFALTIPVMQTSLKKLKGDARVPVTQPAA encoded by the coding sequence ATGAACGACAGTGCAATTCTTGGCAGTGGAAAGCTGTCCTCTCTGCTTGCGAAATTCGCAGTTCCCTGCATCTTTTCTCTGATCATATCGTGTCTTTACAATATCGCCGACCAGATTTTTGTCGGCCAGGGCATCGGCTATGAAGCCAATGCCGCCACGGGTGTCGTTTTCCCCATCACCGTCATTGGCTGGGGAATCTCCCTGTTTTTCGGAGACGGCGGCGCCGCAATGCTTTCCATGAAGATGGGAGAAAATGACAGAAAGTCCCTGCCTGCCATTGTCGGCAGCACGGTCATGGCCATCCTGATCACCGGTCTGGTCCTGATTGCCCTTTGTTATCTTGGCGGCACCGGCCTGCTCACTGTGATCGGGGCAACCGAAGCCACTCTGCCCATGGCATGGTCCTACGGTGTCATTATATTCGCCATGATGCCGCTGGCCATGGTCCAGAACGGCCTGGCTTCCATCATCCGGGCCGACGGGTCGCCTGAGTATGCCATGGGTGCCATGATTGTGGGAGCCGTGATCAACCTGATTGGCGATCCTCTGACGATCTTCGTCTTCCACTGGGGCATCCAGGGAGCCGCAATTGCCACGATCGCGGGACAGTTTGTCAGCTTCCTGCTCTGCATCGGCTACCTGTTCCGGGCGAAAAATTTCCGCCTCTCCTGGCCGTCCTTCCTCCCCAAATGGCACAGCCTGACTGGCGTGATGATGCTTGGCACCTCCAGTCTGATCACGCAGCTTTCCATTGTGGTCATCACGATCCTCAACAACATTCTGCTGGTTCACTACGGCGCGCTGTCCGCGTATGGCTCTGACATTCCGCTCGCAGCCTTTGTGGTTCTCATGAAGCTGTTCCAGATCGTGCTGAACATTGCCATCGGCCTGGCAGCCGGGGCACAGCCCATTGTGGGGTACAACTACGGATCCGGCAAATGGGACCGCGTCACCCATCTGTTCTGGCTTGTCATGGCCTGGACCTTCGGGCTGAGTCTGGTCTGCACCATGGCCTTCGAGTTTTTCCCGCTGTTCTTCGTGCAGCTTTTCGGCGCCAGCTCAGAACTGTATGTGGAATTCGCCTGCAACTGCCTGCGCATCTATCTTTGCCTTCTGCCTCTGACCTGTGTACAGAAAGGATGCGCCATCTTCCTGCAGTCCATTGGCCATGGCAAGTCGTCGGCGTTCCTGGCTGTGCTGCGGGACGGCCTGCTCATTGTCTTCACGCTGGTGGTGCCGATGTTCCTGGGCCTCGAGGGCATTTTCTGGGCCGCACCCTGTGCCGATGTCATTGCCTTTGCCCTGACGATCCCAGTCATGCAGACTTCTTTGAAGAAACTGAAAGGCGACGCACGGGTTCCCGTGACACAGCCGGCCGCCTGA